The proteins below are encoded in one region of Centropristis striata isolate RG_2023a ecotype Rhode Island chromosome 12, C.striata_1.0, whole genome shotgun sequence:
- the tex11 gene encoding testis-expressed protein 11 isoform X3: protein MSHAVCCTAVSLRVQQRASSASRSCDQSLQMASKTGRSWLDCKNPQMADNFLSLAVKSLETLYGQLMSRGDGAADITSSKGDVEKDLLRIVSCQAESAINQGNNHEAVVYMQRCKDMLLRLPKDTAYLSLMCYNFGVYTYNMKQFEDSAFWLSQSYEIGKMNIQYAPGSEVQAKILRLLATVYLEWDCQRFQEKALNAVNLANKECVSPCGLYLKIRILLKCGASDDHIRAGLHEMLESKVPLEVCLSTVKLLMSEDREVLAFEYLKRVCQHFESFPDLGTALVLHIELLLQKGKELLGKQKIEDIITGHYTGKQLTPQALTRLHVILWDKASKHFEAKNYSEAIQWYNYSLSFFKAGQIEPNLAKLQRNRASCFLQLRQLEKAKEAIKETERCDPDSIFTQFIVYKMAVLENNVEKAAEAVNAMGRLSKSLAATEDGLLVSENAASSLLSLAAQIALENEQQETAMKALESLCENSKDEAQVLTALRCLVRLVLSTIEKSSDETRDVNLDILLPYLKMALQKLSHQHRLTAEQRTKEANWFRKIAWNSALQCESSPDRMRDFFVLSYQLSQLCPPDRTLLMGQKTCLLMAATASLKLCRMSPHSAQTEELTQTLEHIQICWEVGKTLKASGSLPTDTTDTLLLLSEFEARAKLNDPKVETVLESVLELENVDTKVLETIAALAMEPPAHFPLLCKKALRVALSLHKKQPQADLARSSRCVHSLIKLSLPSGVSEVEAHVLEEVWDYYEEALSIIAAAPDDFPEMETLWLLTRAWNTGIMLYSLAQYSEAEKWCGLAMSFIRHLGSLQESYETQMSGLYSEVLDRLDRAKRNLIMEE from the exons ATGTCGCATGCAGTTTGCTGTACTGCTGTGAGCCTGAGAGTCCAACAGAGGGCGTCCTCCGCAAGCAGATCCTG TGACCAATCTTTACAGATGGCCAGCAAAACAGGGAGAAGTTGGCTCGACTGCAAAAATCCCCAGATGGCAGATAACTTCTTAAGTCTTGCTGTCaag AGCCTGGAAACCCTCTACGGCCAACTGATGTCCAGAGGTGACGGAGCAGCTGACATCACTTCCTCCAAGGGGGATGTCGAGAAAGATTTACTTCGAATTGTCTCATGCCAGGCAGAATCG GCTATAAATCAAGGCAATAACCATGAGGCGGTGGTCTATATGCAGCGCTGCAAAGACATGCTGCTGCGGCTGCCGAaagat ACTGCGTACCTCTCCCTTATGTGCTACAACTTTGGAGTATACACTTACAATATGAAACAATTTGAGGACAGTGCCTTTTGGCTGAG CCAAAGTTATGAAATTGGGAAAATGAATATCCAATACGCACCTGGCTCTGAAGTCCAG GCCAAGATTTTGAGGCTCCTTGCCACCGTTTATCTAGAGTGGGACTGTCAAAGGTTTCAGGAGAAGGCTCTTAATGCTGTCAACTTAGCCAATAAG GAATGTGTGAGCCCCTGTGGGCTGTACTTAAAGATCAGAATCCTCCTGAAATGTGGGGCCTCAGACGATCACatcagagcag GACTTCATGAGATGCTGGAATCTAAGGTTCCTCTTGAAGTGTGTCTGAGCACCGTGAAACTACTCATGTCTGAAGACAG AGAAGTGCTGGCATTTGAGTATTTGAAACGTGTGTGTCAGCACTTTGAGTCGTTCCCTGACCTGGGAACTGCTCTTGTCCTTCAcattgagctgctgctgcagaaaggCAAGGAGCTGTTGGGCAAACAGAAGATAGAGGATATCATTACTG GACACTATACAGGAAAACAGCTGACTCCACAGGCCCTCACACGTCTTCATGTCATACTGTGGGATAAAGCGTCCAAACACTTTGAG GCCAAGAACTATTCTGAGGCTATTCAGTGGTATAACTACTCCCTGAGTTTCTTTAAGGCAGGTCAAATAGAGCCCAACTTGGCCAAACTGCAGAGGAACAGAGCTTCCTGTTTCCTGCAGCTAAGGCAACTGGAAAAG GCCAAAGAAGCAAttaaagaaacagagagatgtGACCCTGACAGCATTTTCACTCAGTTCATTGTTTACAAGATGGCAGTGCTGGAAAACAATGTGGAGAAAG CTGCAGAGGCAGTCAATGCCATGGGACGTCTGTCCAAGAGTCTCGCTGCCACTGAGGACGGACTGCTGGTGTCTGAGAATGCTGCTTCCAGTCTCCTCAGTCTGGCTGCTCAGATCGCTTTGGAG AACGAACAGCAGGAAACGGCCATGAAGGCTCTGGAGAGTTTGTGTGAAAACTCCAAAGACGAAGCTCAGGTTCTGACTGCTCTCAG GTGTTTGGTTCGACTTGTGCTCTCCACAATAGAAAAATCGAGTGATGAGACGAG GGATGTGAATCTGGATATCCTGCTGCCATATCTAAAAATGG ctctgcagaaaCTTTCACACCAGCATCGCTTGACTGCTGAGCAACGCACAAAGGAAGCTAACTGGTTCAGGAAGATTG CGTGGAACTCTGCTCTGCAGTGCGAGAGCAGCCCTGACAGGATGAGGGATTTCTTTGTGCTCTCTTACCAG CTCTCCCAGCTGTGCCCTCCCGATCGCACGCTGCTCATGGGCCAGAAGACGTGTCTGCTGATGGCTGCTACTGCCTCTCTGAAGCTCTGCAGGATGTCTCCTCACTCTGCCCAG ACTGAGGAGCTCACTCAGACTCTGGAGCACATTCAGATCTGTTGGGAGGTTGGGAAAACCCTAAAAGCATCAG GAAGTCTCCCCACGGACACAACagacacgctgctgctgctgtctgaatTTGAAGCTCGAGCTAAGCTGAATGACCCAAAGGTTGAAACAGTACTGGAGTCTGTCTTGGAGCTTGAAAATGTTGATACTAAGGTGCTGGAGACCATTGCAG CCTTGGCCATGGAGCCTCCAGCCCACTTCCCTCTGCTGTGTAAGAAGGCCTTGAGGGTCGCTCTCTCACTTCACAAGAAACAACCACAGGCTGACCTGGCCCGCAGCAG CAGGTGTGTTCACAGCCTGATCAAGCTGTCCCTCCCAAGCGGTGTGTCAGAGGTGGAGGCCCATGTGCTGGAGGAGGTGTGGGACTACTACGAGGAGGCCCTGTCCATCATCGCAGCCGCA CCGGACGACTTCCCAGAGATGGAGACCCTGTGGCTGCTGACTCGGGCTTGGAACACGGGGATAATGCTGTACAGCCTGGCTCAGTACTCCGAGGCTGAGAAGTGGTGCGGCCTCGCCATGAGCTTCATCCGCCACCTTGGATCGCTGCAGGAGAGCTACGAGACACAG ATGTCTGGTCTCTACAGTGAAGTCCTGGACAGGTTGGACAGAGCAAAGAGGAACCTCATCATGGAGGAATAA
- the dlg3 gene encoding disks large homolog 3 isoform X5 — protein sequence MFTVNISSSMSLVRRLPEHTVRKCSFRSKHRFRILREPRKVLLHKGSTGLGFNIVGGEDGEGIFVSFILAGGPADLSGELRRGDRILSVNGVNLRNATHEQAAAALKRAGQTVTIIAQYRPEEYSRFESKIHDLREQMMNSSMSSGSGSLRTSEKRSLYVRALFDYDRTRDSCLPSQGLSFSYGDILHVINASDDEWWQARLVTPHGESEQIGVIPSKKRVEKKERARLKTVKFHARTGMIESNRPVKVKRKKSFNLSRKFPFYKSKENIVQELVESEQCLTSNTSDSESSSKGQEDTILSYEPVIRQEIHYTRPVIILGPMKDRVNDDLISEFPHKFGSCVPHTTRPRRENEMDGQDYHFVGSREQMEKDIQDNKFIEAGQFNENLYGTSILSVRTVAERGKHCILDVSGNAIKRLQQAQLYPIAIFIKPKSIEALMEMNKRQTYEQANKVFDKAVKLEQDFGEYFTAIVQGDSLEEIYNKIKLIIEEQSGPYIWIPSSEKL from the exons GGAGCCAAGGAAGGTGTTGCTGCACAAGGGCTCCACAGGCCTGGGCTTCAACATTGTTGGCGGGGAGGATGGAGAAGGCATCTTCGTCTCCTTCATCCTGGCAGGAGGTCCGGCTGACCTGAGCGGCGAGCTGAGGAGGGGCGACCGCATTCTCTCG GTGAATGGAGTGAACCTAAGGAATGCCACACATGAGCAGGCGGCTGCGGCACTGAAGAGAGCTGGACAGACTGTCACCATCATAGCTCAGTACAGGCCTGAAG AGTACAGTCGCTTTGAGTCCAAGATCCACGACCTGAGGGAGCAGATGATGAACAGCAGCATGAGCTCAGGATCGGGCTCCCTGCGCACCAGTGAGAAACGCTCCCTCTATGTCAG AGCTTTGTTTGACTATGACCGAACGAGGGACAGCTGCCTGCCCAGCCAAGGCCTGAGCTTCTCTTACGGGGACATCCTCCATGTCATTAATGCTTCTGACGACGAGTGGTGGCAGGCGAGGCTGGTCACACCACATGGAGAGAGCGAGCAGATTGGGGTCATTCCCAGCAAGAAAAG AGTGGAGAAGAAAGAGCGGGCCAGGTTAAAAACAGTCAAGTTCCATGCCAGGACAGGCATGATTGAGTCCAACAGG CCAGTCAAAGTAAAGCGCAAAAAAAGCTTCAACCTGTCACGCAAGTTCCCGTTTTACAAGAGCAAGGAGAATATTGTGCAGGAGTTGGTGGAGTCTGAAC AATGCCTGACATCCAACACAAGTGACAGTGAAAGCAGTTCGA AGGGGCAGGAGGACACGATTCTTTCCTATGAGCCAGTCATTCGACAGGAAA TCCACTACACAAGGCCTGTGATCATACTGGGTCCAATGAAGGACAGAGTAAATGATGACCTCATCTCTGAGTTTCCACACAAGTTTGGCTCCTGTGTACCCC ATACGACTCGTCCGAGGCGAGAGAACGAGATGGACGGCCAGGACTACCACTTTGTGGGCTCACGAGAGCAAATGGAGAAAGACATTCAGGATAATAAATTCATTGAGGCTGGCCAGTTCAATGAGAACCTCTACGGGACGAGCATCTTGTCTGTCAGAACTGTGGCTGAGAGG gggaaacactgcatccTGGACGTGTCTGGGAATGCCATTAAACGACTGCAGCAAGCACAACTTTATCCGATTGCCATCTTTATTAAACCAAAATCCATTGAAGCCCTAAT GGAAATGAATAAGAGGCAGACGTACGAGCAGGCCAATAAAGTCTTTGACAAGGCGGTTAAGCTGGAGCAAGACTTTGGAGAGTATTTCACAG CTATTGTACAGGGTGACTCACTAGAGGAGATCTACAACAAAATCAAGCTAATCATCGAGGAGCAGTCTGGTCCCTACATCTGGATCCCCTCCTCAGAGAAGCTCTGA
- the tex11 gene encoding testis-expressed protein 11 isoform X1 yields MEQFVSTVKSLIENLLQKQSTDYDEVIEKLFSEVSGLEVFPKIPDPQLEECAIQLWNWAVTKNVGTAISKNQKAKVRHVACSLLYCCEPESPTEGVLRKQILMASKTGRSWLDCKNPQMADNFLSLAVKSLETLYGQLMSRGDGAADITSSKGDVEKDLLRIVSCQAESAINQGNNHEAVVYMQRCKDMLLRLPKDTAYLSLMCYNFGVYTYNMKQFEDSAFWLSQSYEIGKMNIQYAPGSEVQAKILRLLATVYLEWDCQRFQEKALNAVNLANKECVSPCGLYLKIRILLKCGASDDHIRAGLHEMLESKVPLEVCLSTVKLLMSEDREVLAFEYLKRVCQHFESFPDLGTALVLHIELLLQKGKELLGKQKIEDIITGHYTGKQLTPQALTRLHVILWDKASKHFEAKNYSEAIQWYNYSLSFFKAGQIEPNLAKLQRNRASCFLQLRQLEKAKEAIKETERCDPDSIFTQFIVYKMAVLENNVEKAAEAVNAMGRLSKSLAATEDGLLVSENAASSLLSLAAQIALENEQQETAMKALESLCENSKDEAQVLTALRCLVRLVLSTIEKSSDETRDVNLDILLPYLKMALQKLSHQHRLTAEQRTKEANWFRKIAWNSALQCESSPDRMRDFFVLSYQLSQLCPPDRTLLMGQKTCLLMAATASLKLCRMSPHSAQTEELTQTLEHIQICWEVGKTLKASGSLPTDTTDTLLLLSEFEARAKLNDPKVETVLESVLELENVDTKVLETIAALAMEPPAHFPLLCKKALRVALSLHKKQPQADLARSSRCVHSLIKLSLPSGVSEVEAHVLEEVWDYYEEALSIIAAAPDDFPEMETLWLLTRAWNTGIMLYSLAQYSEAEKWCGLAMSFIRHLGSLQESYETQMSGLYSEVLDRLDRAKRNLIMEE; encoded by the exons ATGGAGCAGTTTGTTTCAACTGTGAAAA GTCTCATAGAGAATCTGTTGCAGAAACAGTCAACAGATTATGATGAAGTGATCGAGAAACTCTTCTCTGAAGTCTCTGGCCTAGAGGTCTTTCCCAAAATACCAGATCCACAG CTTGAGGAGTGTGCCATCCAGCTGTGGAACTGGGCAGTTACGAAGAATGTGGGCACCGCTATAAGTAAAAATCAGAAAGCCAAAG TGCGTCATGTCGCATGCAGTTTGCTGTACTGCTGTGAGCCTGAGAGTCCAACAGAGGGCGTCCTCCGCAAGCAGATCCTG ATGGCCAGCAAAACAGGGAGAAGTTGGCTCGACTGCAAAAATCCCCAGATGGCAGATAACTTCTTAAGTCTTGCTGTCaag AGCCTGGAAACCCTCTACGGCCAACTGATGTCCAGAGGTGACGGAGCAGCTGACATCACTTCCTCCAAGGGGGATGTCGAGAAAGATTTACTTCGAATTGTCTCATGCCAGGCAGAATCG GCTATAAATCAAGGCAATAACCATGAGGCGGTGGTCTATATGCAGCGCTGCAAAGACATGCTGCTGCGGCTGCCGAaagat ACTGCGTACCTCTCCCTTATGTGCTACAACTTTGGAGTATACACTTACAATATGAAACAATTTGAGGACAGTGCCTTTTGGCTGAG CCAAAGTTATGAAATTGGGAAAATGAATATCCAATACGCACCTGGCTCTGAAGTCCAG GCCAAGATTTTGAGGCTCCTTGCCACCGTTTATCTAGAGTGGGACTGTCAAAGGTTTCAGGAGAAGGCTCTTAATGCTGTCAACTTAGCCAATAAG GAATGTGTGAGCCCCTGTGGGCTGTACTTAAAGATCAGAATCCTCCTGAAATGTGGGGCCTCAGACGATCACatcagagcag GACTTCATGAGATGCTGGAATCTAAGGTTCCTCTTGAAGTGTGTCTGAGCACCGTGAAACTACTCATGTCTGAAGACAG AGAAGTGCTGGCATTTGAGTATTTGAAACGTGTGTGTCAGCACTTTGAGTCGTTCCCTGACCTGGGAACTGCTCTTGTCCTTCAcattgagctgctgctgcagaaaggCAAGGAGCTGTTGGGCAAACAGAAGATAGAGGATATCATTACTG GACACTATACAGGAAAACAGCTGACTCCACAGGCCCTCACACGTCTTCATGTCATACTGTGGGATAAAGCGTCCAAACACTTTGAG GCCAAGAACTATTCTGAGGCTATTCAGTGGTATAACTACTCCCTGAGTTTCTTTAAGGCAGGTCAAATAGAGCCCAACTTGGCCAAACTGCAGAGGAACAGAGCTTCCTGTTTCCTGCAGCTAAGGCAACTGGAAAAG GCCAAAGAAGCAAttaaagaaacagagagatgtGACCCTGACAGCATTTTCACTCAGTTCATTGTTTACAAGATGGCAGTGCTGGAAAACAATGTGGAGAAAG CTGCAGAGGCAGTCAATGCCATGGGACGTCTGTCCAAGAGTCTCGCTGCCACTGAGGACGGACTGCTGGTGTCTGAGAATGCTGCTTCCAGTCTCCTCAGTCTGGCTGCTCAGATCGCTTTGGAG AACGAACAGCAGGAAACGGCCATGAAGGCTCTGGAGAGTTTGTGTGAAAACTCCAAAGACGAAGCTCAGGTTCTGACTGCTCTCAG GTGTTTGGTTCGACTTGTGCTCTCCACAATAGAAAAATCGAGTGATGAGACGAG GGATGTGAATCTGGATATCCTGCTGCCATATCTAAAAATGG ctctgcagaaaCTTTCACACCAGCATCGCTTGACTGCTGAGCAACGCACAAAGGAAGCTAACTGGTTCAGGAAGATTG CGTGGAACTCTGCTCTGCAGTGCGAGAGCAGCCCTGACAGGATGAGGGATTTCTTTGTGCTCTCTTACCAG CTCTCCCAGCTGTGCCCTCCCGATCGCACGCTGCTCATGGGCCAGAAGACGTGTCTGCTGATGGCTGCTACTGCCTCTCTGAAGCTCTGCAGGATGTCTCCTCACTCTGCCCAG ACTGAGGAGCTCACTCAGACTCTGGAGCACATTCAGATCTGTTGGGAGGTTGGGAAAACCCTAAAAGCATCAG GAAGTCTCCCCACGGACACAACagacacgctgctgctgctgtctgaatTTGAAGCTCGAGCTAAGCTGAATGACCCAAAGGTTGAAACAGTACTGGAGTCTGTCTTGGAGCTTGAAAATGTTGATACTAAGGTGCTGGAGACCATTGCAG CCTTGGCCATGGAGCCTCCAGCCCACTTCCCTCTGCTGTGTAAGAAGGCCTTGAGGGTCGCTCTCTCACTTCACAAGAAACAACCACAGGCTGACCTGGCCCGCAGCAG CAGGTGTGTTCACAGCCTGATCAAGCTGTCCCTCCCAAGCGGTGTGTCAGAGGTGGAGGCCCATGTGCTGGAGGAGGTGTGGGACTACTACGAGGAGGCCCTGTCCATCATCGCAGCCGCA CCGGACGACTTCCCAGAGATGGAGACCCTGTGGCTGCTGACTCGGGCTTGGAACACGGGGATAATGCTGTACAGCCTGGCTCAGTACTCCGAGGCTGAGAAGTGGTGCGGCCTCGCCATGAGCTTCATCCGCCACCTTGGATCGCTGCAGGAGAGCTACGAGACACAG ATGTCTGGTCTCTACAGTGAAGTCCTGGACAGGTTGGACAGAGCAAAGAGGAACCTCATCATGGAGGAATAA
- the tex11 gene encoding testis-expressed protein 11 isoform X2, translating to MEQFVSTVKSLIENLLQKQSTDYDEVIEKLFSEVSGLEVFPKIPDPQLEECAIQLWNWAVTKNVGTAISKNQKAKVRHVACSLLYCCEPESPTEGVLRKQILMASKTGRSWLDCKNPQMADNFLSLAVKSLETLYGQLMSRGDGAADITSSKGDVEKDLLRIVSCQAESAINQGNNHEAVVYMQRCKDMLLRLPKDTAYLSLMCYNFGVYTYNMKQFEDSAFWLSQSYEIGKMNIQYAPGSEVQAKILRLLATVYLEWDCQRFQEKALNAVNLANKECVSPCGLYLKIRILLKCGASDDHIRAGLHEMLESKVPLEVCLSTVKLLMSEDREVLAFEYLKRVCQHFESFPDLGTALVLHIELLLQKGKELLGKQKIEDIITGHYTGKQLTPQALTRLHVILWDKASKHFEAKNYSEAIQWYNYSLSFFKAGQIEPNLAKLQRNRASCFLQLRQLEKAKEAIKETERCDPDSIFTQFIVYKMAVLENNVEKAAEAVNAMGRLSKSLAATEDGLLVSENAASSLLSLAAQIALENEQQETAMKALESLCENSKDEAQVLTALRCLVRLVLSTIEKSSDETRDVNLDILLPYLKMALQKLSHQHRLTAEQRTKEANWFRKIAWNSALQCESSPDRMRDFFVLSYQLSQLCPPDRTLLMGQKTCLLMAATASLKLCRMSPHSAQTEELTQTLEHIQICWEVGKTLKASGSLPTDTTDTLLLLSEFEARAKLNDPKVETVLESVLELENVDTKVLETIAALAMEPPAHFPLLCKKALRVALSLHKKQPQADLARSRCVHSLIKLSLPSGVSEVEAHVLEEVWDYYEEALSIIAAAPDDFPEMETLWLLTRAWNTGIMLYSLAQYSEAEKWCGLAMSFIRHLGSLQESYETQMSGLYSEVLDRLDRAKRNLIMEE from the exons ATGGAGCAGTTTGTTTCAACTGTGAAAA GTCTCATAGAGAATCTGTTGCAGAAACAGTCAACAGATTATGATGAAGTGATCGAGAAACTCTTCTCTGAAGTCTCTGGCCTAGAGGTCTTTCCCAAAATACCAGATCCACAG CTTGAGGAGTGTGCCATCCAGCTGTGGAACTGGGCAGTTACGAAGAATGTGGGCACCGCTATAAGTAAAAATCAGAAAGCCAAAG TGCGTCATGTCGCATGCAGTTTGCTGTACTGCTGTGAGCCTGAGAGTCCAACAGAGGGCGTCCTCCGCAAGCAGATCCTG ATGGCCAGCAAAACAGGGAGAAGTTGGCTCGACTGCAAAAATCCCCAGATGGCAGATAACTTCTTAAGTCTTGCTGTCaag AGCCTGGAAACCCTCTACGGCCAACTGATGTCCAGAGGTGACGGAGCAGCTGACATCACTTCCTCCAAGGGGGATGTCGAGAAAGATTTACTTCGAATTGTCTCATGCCAGGCAGAATCG GCTATAAATCAAGGCAATAACCATGAGGCGGTGGTCTATATGCAGCGCTGCAAAGACATGCTGCTGCGGCTGCCGAaagat ACTGCGTACCTCTCCCTTATGTGCTACAACTTTGGAGTATACACTTACAATATGAAACAATTTGAGGACAGTGCCTTTTGGCTGAG CCAAAGTTATGAAATTGGGAAAATGAATATCCAATACGCACCTGGCTCTGAAGTCCAG GCCAAGATTTTGAGGCTCCTTGCCACCGTTTATCTAGAGTGGGACTGTCAAAGGTTTCAGGAGAAGGCTCTTAATGCTGTCAACTTAGCCAATAAG GAATGTGTGAGCCCCTGTGGGCTGTACTTAAAGATCAGAATCCTCCTGAAATGTGGGGCCTCAGACGATCACatcagagcag GACTTCATGAGATGCTGGAATCTAAGGTTCCTCTTGAAGTGTGTCTGAGCACCGTGAAACTACTCATGTCTGAAGACAG AGAAGTGCTGGCATTTGAGTATTTGAAACGTGTGTGTCAGCACTTTGAGTCGTTCCCTGACCTGGGAACTGCTCTTGTCCTTCAcattgagctgctgctgcagaaaggCAAGGAGCTGTTGGGCAAACAGAAGATAGAGGATATCATTACTG GACACTATACAGGAAAACAGCTGACTCCACAGGCCCTCACACGTCTTCATGTCATACTGTGGGATAAAGCGTCCAAACACTTTGAG GCCAAGAACTATTCTGAGGCTATTCAGTGGTATAACTACTCCCTGAGTTTCTTTAAGGCAGGTCAAATAGAGCCCAACTTGGCCAAACTGCAGAGGAACAGAGCTTCCTGTTTCCTGCAGCTAAGGCAACTGGAAAAG GCCAAAGAAGCAAttaaagaaacagagagatgtGACCCTGACAGCATTTTCACTCAGTTCATTGTTTACAAGATGGCAGTGCTGGAAAACAATGTGGAGAAAG CTGCAGAGGCAGTCAATGCCATGGGACGTCTGTCCAAGAGTCTCGCTGCCACTGAGGACGGACTGCTGGTGTCTGAGAATGCTGCTTCCAGTCTCCTCAGTCTGGCTGCTCAGATCGCTTTGGAG AACGAACAGCAGGAAACGGCCATGAAGGCTCTGGAGAGTTTGTGTGAAAACTCCAAAGACGAAGCTCAGGTTCTGACTGCTCTCAG GTGTTTGGTTCGACTTGTGCTCTCCACAATAGAAAAATCGAGTGATGAGACGAG GGATGTGAATCTGGATATCCTGCTGCCATATCTAAAAATGG ctctgcagaaaCTTTCACACCAGCATCGCTTGACTGCTGAGCAACGCACAAAGGAAGCTAACTGGTTCAGGAAGATTG CGTGGAACTCTGCTCTGCAGTGCGAGAGCAGCCCTGACAGGATGAGGGATTTCTTTGTGCTCTCTTACCAG CTCTCCCAGCTGTGCCCTCCCGATCGCACGCTGCTCATGGGCCAGAAGACGTGTCTGCTGATGGCTGCTACTGCCTCTCTGAAGCTCTGCAGGATGTCTCCTCACTCTGCCCAG ACTGAGGAGCTCACTCAGACTCTGGAGCACATTCAGATCTGTTGGGAGGTTGGGAAAACCCTAAAAGCATCAG GAAGTCTCCCCACGGACACAACagacacgctgctgctgctgtctgaatTTGAAGCTCGAGCTAAGCTGAATGACCCAAAGGTTGAAACAGTACTGGAGTCTGTCTTGGAGCTTGAAAATGTTGATACTAAGGTGCTGGAGACCATTGCAG CCTTGGCCATGGAGCCTCCAGCCCACTTCCCTCTGCTGTGTAAGAAGGCCTTGAGGGTCGCTCTCTCACTTCACAAGAAACAACCACAGGCTGACCTGGCCCGCAGCAG GTGTGTTCACAGCCTGATCAAGCTGTCCCTCCCAAGCGGTGTGTCAGAGGTGGAGGCCCATGTGCTGGAGGAGGTGTGGGACTACTACGAGGAGGCCCTGTCCATCATCGCAGCCGCA CCGGACGACTTCCCAGAGATGGAGACCCTGTGGCTGCTGACTCGGGCTTGGAACACGGGGATAATGCTGTACAGCCTGGCTCAGTACTCCGAGGCTGAGAAGTGGTGCGGCCTCGCCATGAGCTTCATCCGCCACCTTGGATCGCTGCAGGAGAGCTACGAGACACAG ATGTCTGGTCTCTACAGTGAAGTCCTGGACAGGTTGGACAGAGCAAAGAGGAACCTCATCATGGAGGAATAA
- the dlg3 gene encoding disks large homolog 3 isoform X6, whose amino-acid sequence MMNSSMSSGSGSLRTSEKRSLYVRALFDYDRTRDSCLPSQGLSFSYGDILHVINASDDEWWQARLVTPHGESEQIGVIPSKKRVEKKERARLKTVKFHARTGMIESNRPVKVKRKKSFNLSRKFPFYKSKENIVQELVESEQCLTSNTSDSESSSKGQEDTILSYEPVIRQEIHYTRPVIILGPMKDRVNDDLISEFPHKFGSCVPHTTRPRRENEMDGQDYHFVGSREQMEKDIQDNKFIEAGQFNENLYGTSILSVRTVAERGKHCILDVSGNAIKRLQQAQLYPIAIFIKPKSIEALMEMNKRQTYEQANKVFDKAVKLEQDFGEYFTAIVQGDSLEEIYNKIKLIIEEQSGPYIWIPSSEKL is encoded by the exons ATGATGAACAGCAGCATGAGCTCAGGATCGGGCTCCCTGCGCACCAGTGAGAAACGCTCCCTCTATGTCAG AGCTTTGTTTGACTATGACCGAACGAGGGACAGCTGCCTGCCCAGCCAAGGCCTGAGCTTCTCTTACGGGGACATCCTCCATGTCATTAATGCTTCTGACGACGAGTGGTGGCAGGCGAGGCTGGTCACACCACATGGAGAGAGCGAGCAGATTGGGGTCATTCCCAGCAAGAAAAG AGTGGAGAAGAAAGAGCGGGCCAGGTTAAAAACAGTCAAGTTCCATGCCAGGACAGGCATGATTGAGTCCAACAGG CCAGTCAAAGTAAAGCGCAAAAAAAGCTTCAACCTGTCACGCAAGTTCCCGTTTTACAAGAGCAAGGAGAATATTGTGCAGGAGTTGGTGGAGTCTGAAC AATGCCTGACATCCAACACAAGTGACAGTGAAAGCAGTTCGA AGGGGCAGGAGGACACGATTCTTTCCTATGAGCCAGTCATTCGACAGGAAA TCCACTACACAAGGCCTGTGATCATACTGGGTCCAATGAAGGACAGAGTAAATGATGACCTCATCTCTGAGTTTCCACACAAGTTTGGCTCCTGTGTACCCC ATACGACTCGTCCGAGGCGAGAGAACGAGATGGACGGCCAGGACTACCACTTTGTGGGCTCACGAGAGCAAATGGAGAAAGACATTCAGGATAATAAATTCATTGAGGCTGGCCAGTTCAATGAGAACCTCTACGGGACGAGCATCTTGTCTGTCAGAACTGTGGCTGAGAGG gggaaacactgcatccTGGACGTGTCTGGGAATGCCATTAAACGACTGCAGCAAGCACAACTTTATCCGATTGCCATCTTTATTAAACCAAAATCCATTGAAGCCCTAAT GGAAATGAATAAGAGGCAGACGTACGAGCAGGCCAATAAAGTCTTTGACAAGGCGGTTAAGCTGGAGCAAGACTTTGGAGAGTATTTCACAG CTATTGTACAGGGTGACTCACTAGAGGAGATCTACAACAAAATCAAGCTAATCATCGAGGAGCAGTCTGGTCCCTACATCTGGATCCCCTCCTCAGAGAAGCTCTGA